The Polypterus senegalus isolate Bchr_013 chromosome 1, ASM1683550v1, whole genome shotgun sequence genomic sequence aaaaaccaaaaaaacaagaaatcttaATAGTTTGAGCACTTACTTTGAAGAAGGAGCTTGTTGTGCCTGCTTCTCATTCTCCAGACATGTAATATGAGTTTTAACAGCAATAGCAACAAGTAACTGCCAGTGGCGAGCTGGCTATTGTAACACTTTACGACAGAGAAAAACCTCACAGTAGTAATAAGAAACTGCCATGtttctaattttaaaagtaaaagccTTACTAATAGTTAAAAGGTTACTGGATGGGGTACTGGCCAACCAGATGCTAGGACTGAACAAATCCTACTCACTTGTCATTAtgcaggaatgggcctaatgctctTCACTCACCTTTTACCTTCATTATGTTCTCTCCAATTCATCTCACAGGTGGCTCCACACAAAACGTCTCCGTTCCATCCAACtcctgtgttttatgtttgtgttttttttttatatgaaacaaTATTACACTAATTTTCATGCAAGCTGTCAGTATACTTCTTTAGTATGTCATGGTACATGAGCATCCTGTTCCTGTTGCCTTCAATAGAGAGGGCTTTCTCTATCTTGGAGAAGCTGATGTTTAGCTTCCTTCACTTTATTAATCTGTTAACCCATTTAAACTTTTGTGTATACAGTGTTGATGCTTATCTTCATACCCTCTTTCAAGCCCATTGCAGGTACAGGTACAATTTACACCTATTGTGTAGAGTTTGTATCTAAGCTGAAAAACTCCAAAACTAGGTGCCTATGCCCTTTTGAATCCTCAGAAGATAAATTCCAATAACTATGTGTTCTGCCTCATTGAGGACACTCTCTGCATACTCAAAGTGAGATCTATTGGATCTCTTTATCTTCACCTGTTCTCGGTGataacattttctcagtttatccTGACTAAACTGGCTTTCATTTCAACGTTGTTAGGTCTGGCTGGAACGTTACTTGTAATTTGTGAATATTCACTGTACCGCTTTATGATTTTGAGCGATACATTTTCAGCAATGGGTAATTGTGCTAACTGTACTCAGTCTGGTAAAGCAAGATAAACATATTATGTACtttgtaatttgtattatgtaatgaggttattagaaataaacttgatgcattaggattaaaagtcaacacggaggtaaggaatttaggggtaactatagactcggacctgaattttaaatcacatattaatcagattctgcagtgggctggcgccctgcccagggtttgtttataGTCTTGCGCCctgttgttggctgggattggctccagcagacccctgtgaccctgtagttaggatataacgggttgcataatggatgggtggatggatattaatcagattactaggacagcattttttcactaatgaaatatagcaaaagctagACCTctaataacattgcaagatgctgagaaattaatccacgcttttgttttcagtcgattagattactgtaacgctctcctctcagaactacccaaaaaagacatgctgtaaatcgattgcaactagtgcagaatgcagctgctagaatcttaactaggaaaaaaaaatccgagcacatctctctagtttttatgtcactacactggttgcctgtgtcatttagaattgactttaaaatcctgcttatggtttataaagccttaaataatctcactccttatatttcaaaatgtctttcaccttacactccaagtcataaccttagatcttcaaatgagtgtctgcttatgattccaagagctaaacttaaaagaagtggtgaggcagccttctgctgttatgcacctaaaatctggaatagcctgccaataggaattcgccaggctaatacagtggggCACTTTAAAACCCTGctaaactcattactttaacatggccttctcataatttcattttagtttaatcctgatgctctgtatattcaattaattatgattgttcatggtggctccaaaatccatactaacccctactttctcttctgttctttttctggttttctggggtggcgacctgcgccaccgccacctgatcaaagcactttgatgtccctacattgatggattaaaggccagaagtccacatgaccgccatcatcaagttcttccatgagaatcctgaataccatgaggactgattgaggtcatttatgttaggtagaatgcctagatgaggctgggtggtctcatggcctggaacccctgcagattttatttttttctccagctgtctggagttcttttttgttttttctgtcctccctggccatctgaccttactttatttctatgttaattagtgttcccttattctaatttgtatttattttgtcttttttctctatcttcattatgtaaagcactttgaactgcacaatttgtatgaaaatgtgctatataaataaatgtttttgttgttgttgtaccttTCCACAAATGGGCACTCATGACTGGTAATCTAATTTATTAGGTTTTACATGTAGGAATATGAGGAATCTAGAACATGTTTACTAAATGCTGAGTCCATAAAAGTAAACTGCTTATTGCATTTGCAAGAGATGTGGACGTTTAAATGAGTTTCTATCCTTTCTTGGTATACATTTTACTTTTGGTTCTTTCCTCATTTTATCCCATTTCTATTTAATATTCTTCCTCCTCAATGTTGTTCTGAGCAGTGTCAATGCCCACTTCTTCATAGTCCTTCTCTAGTGCTGCCAAATCATCCCTGGCCTCTGAGAACTCACCTTCTTCCATGCCCTCCCCTACATACCAATGTACAAAAGCTCGTTTTGCAAACATCAGATCAAATTTATGATCCAAACGAGCCCAAGCCTCTGCAATGGCAGTTGTGTTGCTTAGCATGCAGACTGCCCGTTGTACCCTGGCCAGATCACCACCTGGTACGACAGTTGGTGGCTGGCGATTGACACCTACCTGTTAGAGAAATTAATTGAAAGCCACACAGTTATTTGTTACAATCTGCAAATTACATCTTCATTCCTAATCCTGGGAAGAAACTATCACTTTTTTAAATTATCAAGTGTCATTGGGCAGAACTGTTTTGGCTCAGCTTATCATGGCTCTAATACTGTGTGGACTAAGAAGAATGGATCAGAAATTAAGGTCATGCCATATATGTGAAGTATTGGAAGTAGTGAAAGGTTGtctaatgagggaaaaaaataacaaaattacaaTTGGTTTGGCACCTAGAAAGGTACAATGCCAAATAGATTGTCCTATTGTGTTTGTTTGGCAATCTggaaaattaattgtaaataattgtgatcTTTATTTCCTGGCAGTTGGTTGCTattaggtcactcctgttggaGCTGGTACATATGGGGCAGCTTCATCGTGGCAGTCTGCCCCTTAACGCggacactttttgtttatatttatgttaaattACAGCATGAGGGCTGAATAATCTGAAATTTCAGCacctcttaaaaaaaatatagtaaagtgtatatgttgatatatgtatataattttttcGGGCTTTAGAGAAAAATGGCATGGTTTAAGGCTTTCATGATCCCTTATGCTGTAATAGTCTCACATACCTTGAAGCCTGTGGGACACCAATCCACAAACTGGATGGACCTCTTGGTCTTGATTGCAGCAATGGCAGCATTCACATCCTTGGGTACAACATCACCCCGGTACAGCAGACAGCAGGCCATGTATTTTCCATGGCGAGGGTCGCATTTCACCATTTGATTGGTTGGCTCAAAGCAGGAGCATGTGATCTCAGCTACTGAGTGCTGCTCATGATTGGCCTTTTCTGCAGATATTACTGGTGAATAAGACACTAAAGGAAAATGGATACGGGGATATGGCACCAAGTTGGTCTGAAACTCCGTTAGATCCACATTCAGGGCACCATCAAAACGTAAGGAGGCAGTAATGGAAGACACAATTTGTCCAATGAGCCGATTAAGGTTAGTGTAAGAGGGCCGCTCCACATCCAGGTTTCTTCTGCATATGTCATAAATGGCTTCATTATCAACCAAGAAGGCACAGTCTGAATGCTCTAAGGTTGAATGTGTAGTCAAGACGGTGTTGTAGGGCTCCACCACTGCTGTAGAGACCTGTTCAAAGAGTAAATTGCCAGGTTAAATCGATGCaggcaaaataaaacatttctatcaTGTCTCAAAGGCAAACCTTAGTTTTATGAAGAAGGTTTTACTTTCCTGTATGAAAGCTAATGGCCGGTTTTGTGATATTTGTCCCTGTTGAATAAAATCAAAATCCTTCAGCCGGCATTATTTTTGCACTATATATCAGCATTAATGTCAACAAAATCTTTTCAAAGCTATTACCTGCTCTCAAGAAGGAGCTTGTATATATCCATAATGTGCAGACAGGATGGGAGTACCTAGTGATTTGCTCATTTCATACGAGATTAATACTGCTTCCAGACAAGGTCACCCAGGTTTAAAAATACAAGAGAAAGCATGCCTGTTCAGCTGCCACTAGCCAAACTAAATACACTTGATCCGGACTGGGATACACCAAGATGAATATGTATTGTACAAAATTAATTGTGCTTTTTACTAGGCTGGAACCATGGTGCACTAGTTAAGGCATAGGACCTTACTGATCTTAAAAATGTCAGCTAATCAATCAGTAATTAATCAGTTTTGCTTTTATAGTATTTACGCAGACACACTAATGTTATTTATCATCCATTTTCCTCTAATCaatagatttttatatatttatttgttcttaCTTATTTCTGGAAATACTTATGCTGTCTGTTCATTTGGCAGGCATAGGCATAGGCATACTTGTATTTAGGGTCTGTACTCTCCCAATCTTCCTTTGTTTCTGATCTGAAACTCTTGCTTTGCAGAAACCAAATCTGACCCATGAAGATTTTGCTAGACCATTGTAATTTGTGGTGGCTTTAGGCTTTATATGATTAAGTAGCATACAATATTGACAGTAAAGATAAAGCATGAGAACTGATTCAGGGTTCATTTGGGCTGACACTGCTGGTCTTCCTCTGTGTAAAGCTGGTATAGTTATGTTtgtaggtggcatggtggtattGCACTGAGGGCATGAATTTGTTTCCATCTGTGAAGAGACTTTTGTACATTTTACCCATGTCTAAGTGATGTACTCCCGTTGATTTcacaaagctgaaaaaaaattGGTTAGATTCAAGTAACTAATAaatcagtagtgtgtgtgtgtacatttctGTCAGTTCTAATGCCTGAATTGTACTCTGCTGCCAGGACTGGCAGAGAAAACATTTGACTAATTcataaaatagataaatgaagTTTGTTTATAAATTGcttttaaaacttaaataattCTTATTCTAAATATACAGCAGTATTTGATTGCcatggtttatttattgattttttttttctttcactggaGATAATATGCATTTTCATGTAGCAGTACAGGAGTATTAACACTAGATGGTGCATgtaagtcagcgtttctcaactttttaagtatttgcgacccgagttttcataacagttttaatcgctcctccctaacgtttttttgaaaggagcccactaataccaatttgttcttttttaattaatgatgtatcatagatgcatattttattatacctacttagcttttatcgacatttatctatttttctagtatcagaatgtagtttaagttaatttgttttggtttcaatggatgtatttctcatatttttgattgttttctttttttcacatcttcccacccccctttttattacttcccgcccccttaggggggcccgccctacagtttgagaaccactgatgtatGTGACTATAGACACCCTGAGATGTTCAGCGGTCCGCAGATAATGTTCCAGGGCCGTGTGTCATTTCCTTGTCATTCATTCATCTTTTTAGACTTTACTATGAACACACAAGAGAAGAGGGGGATGTAATTTTGCCTTGACATGTGAGAGATATGAGACAATGGATGGGTCTACCAGTTAATGATATTGTGCATTTCAGTATTATCAGACATTTCTTGACTATTCCAAAAATGTTCATTATGTTGTATTGCAATTCTTGTACCAGACCAGTACAAAttgaagacagagagataaaaTCTTCTGAATTTCAAACTTTCTTCTAGAAGATATGACTTGTTTCCAGTTTTGCCCTCAGTCATTTTGAGATGGAATGATTTCATTACAATTGGTTAATTTGtacttttaaagtttttcaaTGAGAACTAGCTGTGAAATAAAAGCATACACTGAGAATTTAACAGAATATTATCAGAAAATCTTATCTGAAACTGACTGCAGTTTTTCAGGATTAGGTTTTCTGACAACATTACTTATCAtttttttactatcattttaCAAATTGTAACATTACATTAATGTATTTATGTCTTGATCTGACTGTTGTGACTAGTGCACACATGCAAGCATTTATATTTGTGGGGTCATTTAATATATAAGAGTAAGGGTAATCAGCAGTTTCCTCTATTGCATCTTTGTTTAAACAAAGGTAAGGAGAAATTGTTACTTATCACGGAATAACAAAAGTTAGAATTGTTTTCATAAGGAAAGTCACAAACATGTTTGCCAGGATCATCTGTTACTTGTTATTAACCACCCAAAACTCTGCTTAGTCTAGCTAGTGTTAAATAACAGGCTTGTTTGATTTAAAAGTCTGCTAAATTAatggtgaaattaaaaaaaaaattatattaatgaaaaaagGTGTTTTGAGTTGTATAGCTTTGTACCACAACACCTTTAAGTTTCAATTACAgtatttatgttttaataaaaataaactgataaaCCAATGCCACTTGCAAAGTAGTATTTCAAGTCCTCAGCCACATGCAAGATTTACCAAGCAGCTTACCTGAGGTGCAGGGTAGATAGCAAACTCCAGCTTGCTTTTCTTTCCATAGTCAAAAGACAGCCTTTCCATGAGCAGGGAGGCAAAACCTGAACCAGTGCCTCCACCCAAACTGTGGAAAATCAGGAAACCCTGAAGGCCAGCACACTGATCAGCCTGGGGGAGGTAAAGATGAAAACTACtcaggattgtgtataataagtTTCATACGGAGACATTGCTCCATTAGCTGTTCCTTTTCATGAAGGAATTGAACTAACTAGTCCAGAAACAAGTCCATATAAATTCATTTAACACGCTCAAAAGAGATTTCATTAGCTGAAGGATTACTGAATAACTTTTCAGGTCAGGCACAGTCCCAAGAATCAATAATGGTCCTCTTATTAAAGCTTGTGGCAACAGGGCAGAAATGTTACAGGCTCAATGGATTTAGTATTAGTTAAATCAAAAAAAGAAGCTTTAGAAGGCTTTGATTGATTCTCAGCTTAATATATTCTACTTTTTTTATTACAACACAGGTATCTAATCTTACTTTGGAAATGTAGTCACATCCACAAAAAGCATGGCATATCTAGAATCATAAAATGAgctattaattataaaaattggGTTTAAAATGCTGTCTGCTGTTTGTAAGGGGACAATGGATTTCTTCAGCCAATTTCTGGCACCAATTCACATAAGGAACTTTAAGGCCTATTGATTCAAGACAGGGGTGACTCACCAGCTTTCGGATTCGGTCTAAAACGGACTCAATGATGTCTTTACCAATGGTGTAGTGTCCCCGAGCATAATTGTTGGCAGCATCCTCTTTACCTGTGATGAGCTGCTCTGGATGAAAAAGTCGCCGATAGGTCCCTGTGCGAACTTCATCTAAAAAGAAAGCAGACAAATTCATTCAGAGATAATATTACACTTGAGTCATGATGGTAAAAATTGGAAAGGCAATACAAGTGTcatcttctgttttatttaaaagtatttacaataaaaaatgtttggaaggcTACACTGGTTGGTCTAAACCAATAAATTAATGGAATCCTGCAAAAGGACTGGCATGAAGcattttggaaaataattaatggaatattttattacaatactCCCTA encodes the following:
- the LOC120534363 gene encoding tubulin alpha-8 chain-like is translated as MGNACWELYCLEHGIQPDGQMASNKTTGGSESSYDTFFCKTGNGGLNPRAIFVDLEPTVIDEVRTGTYRRLFHPEQLITGKEDAANNYARGHYTIGKDIIESVLDRIRKLADQCAGLQGFLIFHSLGGGTGSGFASLLMERLSFDYGKKSKLEFAIYPAPQVSTAVVEPYNTVLTTHSTLEHSDCAFLVDNEAIYDICRRNLDVERPSYTNLNRLIGQIVSSITASLRFDGALNVDLTEFQTNLVPYPRIHFPLVSYSPVISAEKANHEQHSVAEITCSCFEPTNQMVKCDPRHGKYMACCLLYRGDVVPKDVNAAIAAIKTKRSIQFVDWCPTGFKVGVNRQPPTVVPGGDLARVQRAVCMLSNTTAIAEAWARLDHKFDLMFAKRAFVHWYVGEGMEEGEFSEARDDLAALEKDYEEVGIDTAQNNIEEEEY